TTTGCTCTGACCTCTTTTAAAACACAGAACCAATATCGTCAGTGACTGTaaattttgttggttttgtctttggGGCACAGTCCCTATGCATCGCTGGCTGGCCCTCACTGTGAGAAGCAGTTTTGCCTCGAACTTCAGGAGATctacctgctctgcctcccagtgtggggACTTgtaggttggttggtttgattgattgattgaatgagTGCTATGGCCCCTCAGCTGTTCTGAGAGCTTCTGTTACCAAGTTTGACATCTATCAGCAGGCTCTTCCCACTGTGGCAGTTTAGAACTTCCTAGATTCTGATTTGTCAGCCCTTTTACTCTCTTTTGCAAAATGCTTCAGGAGtcatttgtttttttagtttaaaatcCACCTGAAACTGATAGAACCACCCTCCCTCATGGTAGCTGCAGCTAGCTAGTCCCCACACCTGTCACTCACCGGCCGCAGCACTCTGCACACCTCGCGCAGAATCTTGTCTTGGTTCTTTACTGAGCACAGCACCAGGGTGCAGACCACCGCATCCACAGAGCCATCGGCCACCTGGTGCATGTTCTCCCCGGCCGCCACCACAAAGCGCTCGAACTGCAGCTGCTGGTTCTCTGCGACGCTCTTGAACAAGAACTTCTCAAAGTTGGGGTTGGGGTCGATACAAGTGACCCTGCACCCGGGGGGATAGAACTTGAAGTTGGCCCCGGTGCcacagcccacctccagcagggaCAGCTTCCCAGAGGGGCCTGCAAACTCCTGCAGATTGCTGAAGAGCTCCCGCTTTCTGCTCGCCATCTGCTCGTTGTACATCACGGTGAACCGCTTCAGGAAGTAGGGAAAGCACTTTTTACAAACCCAGCTCCACACGCCTAGCAGATTCAGCAAAAACATGGGAAGCGCCAGGGTGCACACCACCAGCCGCAGGGCCAGGATGGCGAGCGTCATCTTTGCGAGTAGAGGAGAAAGGGCCAGGGCTGCCAGTGTCTCCTGGAGAAGCAGGGCGCAGGCTCCTGGCCCAGCTCCAGGGCCAatcagggaggaaggaggcaCCCTCTGAgccggaaaaaaacaaaatcaccgAGTCCGGTAGGGCCCTGACTCGCCGGactcccaccctgccccacccctggtAGCAGAAGTTGGAGGAGCTCTGGGTGCAGAGGTCAAAGACTGCCCCAGCCCCACACCCGaacttccccctccctccccctcatccCTTTGGAGGATTACAGCCTGAACCCTGACAGCCAGTCTTGCCTGGCTTTGTTTAGGTCTGCGGGCTGCAGCTGGATTCCTGCTCAGGTTGGGAGAGCAGAGCCTGTACTTTCAAGGCTCCCACCCAAGCCTTTTCTAGGAAGAGTCCCCATGGCGAGCAGGTCAGGGCACCAGGGAAGATGGCAGCCCATGCCCCCTTTCATCACACATTTATTCTTGCCTTCTCCTCTCCTAACCACACCCCACTTCCAAAACCTGTTTTTGTGTAAAGGAAGTGAAAGGGAAACCCTGGCAAGGCTCACGCAACAGTTTCTCAGTTCCCATTCTGAACTGAGCCTTTCATAAGTTAATAATTCAGCAGAAGGATCTTTGCTAAGTCACTGTTTTGAGCCATTCAGTTTAATACCCAACCGTCAATCTTATACTTGGTTATCATGTAGCTGGACCAAGTTAGAGTGAAGGAGCTCAGAATCGTCCCTTTGGAGTCTGGTGGGCTTTATAAAGCAGCTTCCAGCTCCAGTCCTTTTGGGTGGGGTTGTTGTGGGTCTTGCTccgtagcccaagctggcctcgaattctCTTGATCCCTCTGCGACTTCTCAAGCAGCACTGAGGTGGCAGGTCGCTGTCACCATGCCCAGATGCACTGATTTCCGGAATTGTTTTTTGACTCATACATTCACAAGGAAGATAAATTACTTTTAACTTGTTTGCTTCCATTTTTCACATGTGGTCTGACAGTGGTCATCAGGCTGAGAACGGTCTCAGTGATGCTGGGAGTCCATGGAAAGCTTACTGCTTCTGATGTGTAAATGACTGGGGGCAGACATAACTAGAAGATTTATGAAACTGATATATTCAGATACTTCAGCATGTCAGATCAGGAAAGATactctgctggtctccagaggAGGTGGACCTGAGGCCATCATGGCCATCAGACAATACACATGGCAGCGTGGTGGCATCCAGACAGGGAGACTCATTTCCTGAATCAGGAGTGGTGGGCACTGCTGAGTTGGGGTCTGTTTTAATTCTTGTATGTGGAGGTAGAGGTGGGTGGGACTGGGGACTGGGCCCAGGGCTGATGCCCTCTGTCACTGATTCCTAATCCAGGAAGAGGAGTGCATGTATGTTTTAAAGTCTACTCATATTTTATATACCC
This portion of the Apodemus sylvaticus chromosome 17, mApoSyl1.1, whole genome shotgun sequence genome encodes:
- the LOC127667781 gene encoding putative methyltransferase-like protein 7A isoform X1 — its product is MTLAILALRLVVCTLALPMFLLNLLGVWSWVCKKCFPYFLKRFTVMYNEQMASRKRELFSNLQEFAGPSGKLSLLEVGCGTGANFKFYPPGCRVTCIDPNPNFEKFLFKSVAENQQLQFERFVVAAGENMHQVADGSVDAVVCTLVLCSVKNQDKILREVCRVLRPGGAFYFMEHVADEPSTWNYFWQQVLDPVWFLVFDGCNLTRKSWKALERAGFSKLKLQHIQAPVSWTLVRPHIYGYAVK
- the LOC127667781 gene encoding putative methyltransferase-like protein 7A isoform X2, producing the protein MTLAILALRLVVCTLALPMFLLNLLGVWSWVCKKCFPYFLKRFTVMYNEQMASRKRELFSNLQEFAGPSGKLSLLEVGCGTGANFKFYPPGCRVTCIDPNPNFEKFLFKSVAENQQLQFERFVVAAGENMHQVADGSVDAVVCTLVLCSVKNQDKILREVCRVLRPRELSSDEWSAAEDEGQLSRLLRKSRDSPFVPVGMAGFVAVVSYGLYKLNSRREQKMSLHLIHVRVAAQGCVVGAVTLGVLYSMYKDYVRPRLFNPPKK